TAGTGCCATAGGAGGTTGTAATTATCGAACAACTGACTACATTTTTTTTAGAGCCATTTAAAGACCAACTTTTTGCACTTCGATCTTTTTTTCTATACGCATTTCTTTTTCTATGCATCAATTGGCTGATTCCAACGATGAAAGAGTGGACAAGGTTCTTTTTTTTGATCGTAGTCATCGTGGTGACGATTCGTCCTGTTTTTGATGCATTTGTTAAAATGCAAGATATTACAGATCAACTAATGCACATCTATGTTGTTTTGTCACCATTATTAACATCATCATTACTTCTTGGTTCGGGACTATTTTCAGTATTAGCTATTAGTCCCGTTTTTTTATTGTTTTTGCAAACTATTTTAGTAGTTGTTTCAAAATTTTTGATTCCTATGTTAATAGCTTCCTTTGTATTTGATTTTATAACTAGAATGTTACCTGAGTTATCCTTCGCGAAAATGGCGGATTTCTTAAGGATGTCTGTTCTAAGCATTGTTTCAGCTTCTGTTGTTATATATGCGATGCTATTAGCCGCTAATGGTGTCATTATTGGCTCCTATTCAGCAGATATATCTGAACCTATTAAAAGGTTAATTCAACAGAATATCCCGATTATTGGTTCGCTGGTTACGGAATCGTTAAATACTTTCAAAAAATATTCCTCAACCGCATTGGTAACGACGAGTACAGGTTTATTATTAAGTGTTTGGAGTGTAACAATTCTACCTACAATCAATATTTTAATACTCGGTTTTAGTTATCGATTTCTATCGGCAGTATTAGAACCGTTTACAGATAGTAAAGTGAATGGATTGATTGAAGATATTAGT
This window of the Rummeliibacillus pycnus genome carries:
- a CDS encoding stage III sporulation protein AE, which codes for MKEWTRFFFLIVVIVVTIRPVFDAFVKMQDITDQLMHIYVVLSPLLTSSLLLGSGLFSVLAISPVFLLFLQTILVVVSKFLIPMLIASFVFDFITRMLPELSFAKMADFLRMSVLSIVSASVVIYAMLLAANGVIIGSYSADISEPIKRLIQQNIPIIGSLVTESLNTFKKYSSTALVTTSTGLLLSVWSVTILPTINILILGFSYRFLSAVLEPFTDSKVNGLIEDISKTLFVLCAVSFLIAFAYFFTIMMVLLMIQMQIGKGGA